DNA sequence from the Fundidesulfovibrio magnetotacticus genome:
GAGATGCCCGCCTCCATGGTGCCGAGGATTTCGTAAAGATGCCGGGCCTTCTTGTTGGAGGCGATCACCTTGACGGGTTCGCCGGACTTGGAACTCACTGCGTGGGACCCTCCTCGGAATCCAGCAGCGAATAAAAGAACGTCAGCTGGTCCGGGAACTGTTGGAAGATGGTCTCGCGCACCAACTGGTTGGTGCGCGCCACGGTGGGCGACTCCAGCACCTGCTTCAGGAGCTTCTTGCAGTCGTCCATGGTGGTCTGGCGGATGATGTGCTTGATGCCGGGAATGTTCTGCGGGTTCAGACTGATGGCGTCGATCTGCATGCCCATGAGGATGGGCACGCAGAACGGGTCGGAGGCCATCTCGCCGCAGAGGTTGCACTCGATGCCCGCCTGATGCGCCGAGTCCGTGACGTGCTTGATGGAGCGCACCACGGCGGGGTGCAACGGCTGGTACAGGTACGACACGTGCCGGTTGGTGCGGTCGATGCCCAGGGAGTACTGGATCAAATCGTTGGTGCCTATCGAGAAGAAGTCCACCTCGCGGGCCATGATCTCGGCGGTCATCACGGCCGAGGGCAGCTCCACCATCATGCCCACGGGCATGCCGGGGTTGTGGGGCAGTCCCTGGGCGGTCAGCTCGGCCTGGCACTGGCGCAGCAGGTTCATGGACTGGCGCAGCTCCTTGAGCCCCGAGATCATGGGGAACATGATGGAGATGTTGCCCACCACGGAGGCCCGGGCGATGGCGCGCAGCTGGGTGCGGAACAGCTCGCGGTTGCGCAGGCAGAAGCGCACGGCGCGCAGGCCCATGGCGGGGTTCTGCTCCTCCAGGCGTCCGAAGTGGGCCATGAACTTGTCCGCGCCCAGGTCCAGGGTGCGCAGGATCACGCGCCGGGGCGCGAGGATGTCCGCCAGGTCGCGGTAGTGCTCGAAAAGTTCTTCCTCGGTGGGCAGCTCGGTGCGGTTGAGGTAGGTGTACTCGGTGCGGAACAGGCCGATGCCGTCGCCGCCGTTGTCGATGACCTGGGCCACTTCCTCGTAGAGTTCGATGTTGGCCTTCACCTTGAGGCGGTAGCCGTCCAGGGTCTCGCCGGGGAGGTGGCAGTTCTTGATGATGGCCCCCCGGTAGGACTCGAACTGGTACTTGAGGTCGCCGTAGGCCGCCAGCTCCTCCTCGGTGGGCTCCACGAGCACCACGCCCTTGAGGCCGTCCACCACCACGATGGCGCCGTCCTGCACGGCGTCTTCCAGGCCGTCCACGCCCACCACGGCGGGAATGCCCAGGGACTTGGCCAGGATGCCCGCGTGGGAGGTCTTGCCGCCCTGCACGGTGGCGAAGCCCATGATCTTGTCCACCTGGAGTTCCACGGTGTCGGCAGGGGTGAGGTCGTGCGCCAGGAGCACGGCGCGGCTGCCCATGGCCTTGAAGTCCACCTTGCGGCCCATGAGCTGCCCGCGCACGCGGTCGCAGACCACGCGCACGTCCTGGGCTCGTTCGCGGAAATAGGGGTCGTCCAGGGCGTTGAAGGCCTCTTCCAGGTCGGCCACGGCCTTTTCCAGGGCCCATTCGGCGTTGATGCGCAGTTCGGTCAGGTGGCGTTCGGCCGCGCCCTGGAGCTTGGGGTCGCTCATGATCATCAGGTGGGAGTCGATGATCAGGGCGTGGTCCTTGAGTTCGGCGGGCACGCGCTGGCGGATGCCGGAAAGCTCGTCGCGCGCCTGCTGGAATGCGACGCGCAGGCGCTCGCGTTCCTCGTCCAGGAGGCTTTCGGGCACCGTGTGGCGCGGGGCCTGGGCGAAGTGCGAGCGGTTGAGGAAAAAGGCCTTGCCGATGGCAATGCCAGCGGAGATGGGGATGCCGGCGAGCTTGGCGGTGGCCATGGCGGGTCTCACTGGAAGCGGTGTTTGAACATGTCGGCCAGGGAATCGAGGGCCTGTCGGGCGTCGTGCCCCTTGGCGCGCAGCTCCAGGTTGGCCCCGTGCCCGGCGGCCAGGGTCAGGATGTCGAGGATGGATTTGGCGTCCACGGTCTGCGAGCCCATGGTGATGGCGATGTCGGCCGCGAAGGTCTGGGCGGCCTGGGCCAGGCGTGCGGCGGGTCGGGCGTGGAGGCCCTGCTCGTTGAGCACGCAGACCAGCCGGACGCATTCGTCGGCGCATTCCGAGTCGAGAGGGGGGGGCGATGTTGTATCGGGCATTGTGGTCACCGTGAAAACCGGCAGATCATACGTGAATCCAGAAAAAAAACAAACAGGCGACGATGGCCAGAGCAACCAGGAGCTCGCGGGGGATGCGGCTTCGCCCGGCGGCGAAGGCCAGGGCCAGCACGGAGGCCACGCCCAGGGCCCAGGCGGCGGGGCCCATGCCGCGCGGCCAGACCAGGGCCCAGAGCACCACCAGGAGCGCGCCGTTCAACACCTTGATGCGCCGCCCCCAGTTGATCAGGTCCCAGTTGCGGATGCGCGTGAGCGCGGCGAAGCCGTGGCGGTAGCCCAGGATGAACGTGCCCAGCTTGAACAGGTTGAGCGCCGCGAAGAGCGCGCCGCCCAGCAGGAACGCGGCCCAGGGCTGCCCTGCGGCCAGCAGGCAGGCCGTGGCCAGGGACCAGCACACGGCGAGGCTGCCGCCGAAGAAGGAGTCGCCCACGGCGGAGAGCGTGTAGACCACGGTGCTCTTCACCTGGTCAAGCATGGTGTCGGGGAACTGGCGGCGGGCGATGCGCGCCTCCAGGGCCAGGAACACCCCCACGAGGAACGGGGTCCAGAAGGGGTGGGTGTTGTAGATTTTCAGGTAGCGCCGCCAGACGTGTCGCCTGGCCTGCGGGTCCGGGTAGAGGATTTCGAGGCCCGGCTCCATGGCCAGGGCCAGGCCCACGGTCTGGAGCCCGCGCGTGTTGAAGGAAGCGCCCACGAGATAGCATCGGAGGTAGGTCCGGATCAGGGTCCGGGTGGTGAGGGCGCCTGGGGTGTTCATGCCTGCACGGACCGAATGTTTGCCCGGATAGTGGCAAATCGCGAAGGAAATGACAAGCGCGGCGCGTCCCGGAGGGGCTTCGCGACGCCCGGAAGGGGGAAAAGAAGCGCCCCCGGCGGGCGTGGACCTGCCGGGGGCGCGGAAAGCGGACTTTATCCGTCTAGAACACGTCGGCGGGGGCCACGGTGGCGATGTTGAAGGCCTCGCCCACGGCCTTGCAGGTGAGCAGGCCGTTGTGGACGTTCAGGCCGGGCAGCAGGCTGGCGTCGTCCTGGAGGGCGTCCAGGCCCTTGGCGGCCAGCTTCATGGCGTAGGGCAGGGTCTGGTTGGTGAGGGCGAAGGTGGAGGTGCGGGGCACCGCGCCGGGCATGTTGGCCACGCCGTAGTGCACCACGCCGTCCACCACGTAGGTGGGGTCCTTGTGGGTGGTGGCCTTGATGGTCTCCACGCAGCCGCCCTGGTCCACGGAGACGTCCACGATCACGGAGCCTTCCTTCATCACCTTGAGCATCTCGCGGGTGACCAGCTTGGGGGCCTTGGCGCCCACGATGAGCACGCCGCCCACCACGAGGTCGGCCTTGGCCACGGCGTCCCAGATGTTGGGCTCGGTGGAGGTGATGGTGGTCAGGCGGCCGCCGAATACGTCGTCGAGGTACTGCAGGCGCTTGTGGGAGACGTCCAGCAGGGTGACGTTGGCGCCCAGGCCCAGGGCCATCTTGGCGGCGTTGGTGCCCACCACGCCGCCGCCCAGCACCACCACGTTGCCGGGGGCCACGCCGGGCACGCCGCCCAGGAGCACGCCGCGACCGCCCTGGTACTTCTCCAGGTAGTGCGCGCCCACCTGGGTAGCCATGCGGCCGGCCACTTCGGACATGGGGGTGAGCAGGGGCAGGGAGCCGTCGGGCAGCTGCACGGTCTCGTAGGCCACGGCGGTGCACTTGGAGGCCAGCAGGGCTCGGGTCTGGGGTTCGTCGGCGGCCAGGTGCAGGTAGGTGAAGAGCAGCAGGTCCGGGCGCAGGTACGGGTATTCGGCCGCGATGGGCTCCTTGACCTTGATGACCATCTTGGCGCCCCAGGCCTGGGCGGCGGTGACGAGCTTGGCCCCGGCCTTGACGTATTCGTCGTTGGTGAGGCCCGAGCCCGCGCCCGCGCCGTCCTCAACGAGCACTTCGTGACCGGCGCGCACCAGGGAGGCGACGCCGCCGGGAGTCATGGCCACGCGATTTTCCTGAGGTTTGATCTCCTTGGGGATGCCGATGATCATGGGAGTCTTCCTTGTTTGGGGTTGAAAGCTGTCAGATGTTCCTTTAAGCGGAACGGCCGTTAGTTTCAGCGAAATCTATGCAGCGTTGAACCGAACGAAGAAATCTCTCAAAGCAACAAAGATGTCAATATCTCGTGCGAAGGAGAAGTGAGAGGAGATGCCGTGCCCGTGAGGAAAACAAGTTGCGGCGCGGGGTTGCCGGACCGGGGAAAATCGGGTCAGGAGGGGCCGGGCGTTTCGTCAGGGTTGGAGGTGGCGTTGGTCAGAGCCGGGAGGCGTCGGAGACGGGTGGATCCGGCGCGTCAGGGGCGGGCGCGGCGCACGTCTCGGGCAGGATGCGGGGGCTTGTCGGCATCGACGCGCAAGGCTGGGGAGGACGATCGAGCGGCGGCCCGGAGAGGGAGGCGGTCCGGGGAGGGAGGCGGCCGGGCGTCCCGGAGGGTGATGGCCGCCCCGGGGCGGGCGCGCGGGACCGGCGGAGCCCCGCGGGTCAAGGCGGGGGAGGGTGTGCTCCTGGCGGCGCGGGCGTCAGCTTTCGCCGTCCCGCTGCCGGCGGGGCTTCCGGGCGGGCTTGGCGGGCGCGGAGGCGTCCTCGGAGGCCTTCTGGAAGCCGTATTCCAGGAGCCGGGCCGTCTCCACCTCGCGCACGATGGGGTTGCGCGCGCCAAGCACCACGGCGATCAGGCGGGTGTTGCCGCGCTTGGCCGTGGCCGAGATGTTGTAGCCCGAGGCGCAGACGAAGCCGGTCTTCAGTCCGTCCACGCCATCGTAGCGCCCGAGCAGGGAGTTGGCGTTGCGGTGGGTCACGCCGTGGTAGGTGTGGGAGGTCATGGAGTGGATCACCAGCGATTCGGGGAAGCGGCGCAGGTAGGCGGCCGAGAGCCTGGCCAGGTCTCGCGCGGTGGTGAGCTGGCCCGAGGCGGGCAGGCCGTTGGGGGTCATGAAGGTGCTGCGCGTCATGCCCAGGCTCTTGGCCTTGGCGTTCATCAGGGCCACGAAGCGGCGCACGTCGCCCTTGCCCATGGTCTCGGCCACGGCCACGCAGGCGTTGTTGGCCGACACCACGCTGATGCCCTTGATGATCTCCGAGAGCGGCACCTTCTCGCCCTTGTGCAGGGACATGGTGGACCCGCCCGTGCGCACCGCCGCCGTGCTGATCGGGATGGGCGTGTTGGGGCCGAGCCAGCCCTGGGCCATGGCCTCGCGGATAAGATAGAGGGTGAGCACCTTGGTCACGGAGGCGGGGGCGATGCGCTCGTCGGCGTCGTGCTCGTAGTATATCTTGCCGTTGTTCATGTTCATCAGGATCGCGGCCTTCACGTTGAGGCGCAGTTCCTGCTTGTCTTCAGGGGCGGGAGCGCGGGACGCGGCGGCGCGCTCCGCAGAGCGCTTCTTCCTGGAGGACTTGGAGCGCGGGCTGGAAGCCGAGACGGACTTCTCCGCCTTGGATCGCTTGACGCTCTGCTCCTTCTTTGAAGAGGAGCGTGCCAGGGATTCCACGGGGCTGACTGATACGGCGAGAAACGAAGCCAAAGCCAGGCACAAGAGTACGGGCCAGGCGGTTCTCCAGTGAACGGACGCCTTCATGCGCCGGGTTCTTACGTGCTGGGAACGGTTTGGTCAACGCGCGATCAGAGCGCGCGCAGCACCGCGAACCATGCGCAGCCGAAGACGAAGAGCCCCAGGCACGGAGCCATCACCTTGCGCCAGGAGCGGGCGGGGTCCACCCCGAAGTACTGGCAGGTCATGACGAAACAGATGTGCAGGGGCGAGGCCATCACGCCCGTGAACCCGGAAACCAGGGCCAGCACGGCCCAGGCAAGGGCCTGGTCGCGCAGGCCCAGCTGGTCCAGCAGGCCCAGGATCAGCGGATAGGACGCGCCCACGAAGGCCATGGTGATGCCCGCCACCATGCCCACCAGCAGCGGCACGAACACGGCGGCGGCCAGAAGCGCCGCGTCGCCGCCCAGCTTCACCAGCTCGCGCACCACCGAGGCTTCGGTAAGCACCTGGTTGAAGGCGAAGATGGCCGCCACCAGCACCAGGGTCTGGCGCAGCTCCTTCTGGAGCAGGCTCTGCACCAGGAAGTCGCGCCCGGCCCGGTTCTGGACGAAGGCCACCACGATGGCCACGGCCAGGGCGGCGATGATGCCCACCTCGAAGGAAGCCTCCGGGAAGGAAGAGGCAACGGCCGCCTCCAGCAGGAAGGAGCCCGCGATGGCCACGATCAGGGGCGCGCCCAGGCGCAGGGCCAGGAGCGGGTCGCGGGCCGGGGGCGTCTGGTCCTGGGCGGTCTGGTCCAGGGCCTTGAGCCTCGGGCCCATGGGCCGCAGGATGAACCACCAGCCCAGGAGCGCGAAGGCCAGCGAGCCCGCGCACGTGTGGACCACCACGGTGGAGAGGGGCAGGCCCAGGAGCCCGGCGGTCATGATGATGCCGGGGTAGAGGGGCCAGCAGAGCTCCCAGACGTGGCGGAACCAGTAGTTCACCAGGGACATCTCGTCCTCGGTGACGCCCAGGGGCGTGCCGGTCTGGCGCACCATGGGCGCGGAGAAGGCCGCGCCGCCGGGCATGGGCAAAAGCCCGATGAGCACCGGAAAGAAGATGAGCCGCAGCCTGCGGCTGGGCAGGAAGCCCGCCAGGGCGTCCATGAGCCGCAGCGACTGCCCCGTGCGCTCCAGCACGTGGGAGAGCATGAGGATGAGCACCACGATGGCCGCCAGCGACAGGCACTGCCACGTGAGCGCCGCCGAGACCGCAGCCTCGGCCCACGCGCCCGGCCCCATGCCGAAAAGCAGGGCCAGCAGGAAGCCCCCCGCCAGGATGGAGGGGCCGATGCCAAGCTTCAGGCGCATGCCCGCCAACATGCAGCCGAACACGCCGAGAACCTTCGCCAGGGCCAGGAGGCCTTCGAAAACCATGGTCGCTTCCTTTCCCGGCGGACGTCGGCTAGCGGGGCGGTCCCGCCAGGATCATCTCGGCCAGGGTCATGTCCACTTTTGGGGTCTGGTTGCGCCGACTCCCCAGGAATTCCATCTCCAGCTGGGCCAGCTCGCGGTAGAGGGGGGTGCGGTCCACCACGGGGGGCTTGGCCGGATCGGCCAGGTCCATGCAGCGGGGGCAGCCCGGGAACTGGCGCAGGCCGTCGCGGCCCAGCACCACGTTGGGCACGCCGTAGAGGCGGCAGATCATCATGCGGTGTTCGTAGAGGCCGCAGCCGCCCTCGTCGTTGAGCGGGCACATGGCGTCGGGCGTGCGGCCTTCGTCCAGGGCCTGGCGGGCCTTGGCCACGTAGTCGCGGGCGCGCTCCACGTAGGCCTCGCGGCGCTCGGCGGGCAGGGCGTCCAGGCCCTCCCAGAGGTAATGCCATTCGATGTGCGTGTGGTGCTGGAAGTAGCTGACGCAGCAGTTGCTGGCGCAATCCCGGCAGGTGAAGCCCTGGGGGGCGGCCTGGGCATAGGCCTGGGCCATCTTGCCGTAGAGGGCGGCCAGCCGCCGGGACAGGGTGCGTTTGCTCACGTGTTTCATGGGTGCCTCCGGAGGCGTCCCCCTACTCCCATCGGCCGCGAATTTCAAACCTTCCCGGCAGGGCGGGAGGCCGCCAGGGCCTCGCGGCCGAACACGTCCTCCATCACCTCCAGGGCGAAGCGCGCCGACACCGTGGCCGGTCCTCCGCCCATCTCCATGCCCACCTCCACGGCCTCCAGCACCTGGCGCACGCCCGCGCCGGACAGGGCGGCCTGCTCCACGTGCCACTGCATGCACGAGCGGCAGTCGATCACCACCGAGATGCCCACGGCGATCAACTCCTTCACCTGCCTTGAGAGCGCCCCGTCGGCATAGGTGGCGCGCTCCATGTCCAGGAAGGCCTTGTAGACCGGGGAGTCCATGTCCAGCAGGCGCTTGTGGGCCTTTTTGCGGGCCAGGGAGAGGGATTTCAGGGAGTCGTCCATGAGGGAATCCTTTGTTTTGGTTTGCCGAACGTTGCCAGGCGTCCTCAAGGCTTGATCCAGGAGGTAGCCTCTGGCATGTTGAGTGACAAGCGAATCGTTTCGCACTGTCTGTTCGGAGATGATGAACAATGCTCGAACTGCGTCTGCTCAAGACCTTCCTGGCGGTGGTTTCGGCCGGGTCCGTGCGCGGGGCGGCCGAGGCCCTGCACCTCGCGCCCTCCACCGTGACGGCCCAGCTCAAGGGTCTGGAAGACTCCCTGGGCGCGCCGCTCTTCGACCGCGTGGGACGCGGCGTGCTCCTGGCCGAACAGGGCAGGCGGCTCCTGGCCCACGCCCGCAGGCTGGTGGACCTGGAGGCCGAGGCGCGCCGGGCCCTCTCGGCCCGCGACGACGAGGCGGGCGAGCTGGCCCTGCGCGTCTCCGAGAGCCTGGGGGCCTGGCGTCTGCCCGGGGTGCTGCGCCGCTTCCGGGAGCGCTTCCCCCAGACGCGCCTGCGCGTGGACAAGACCTCCCGCCAGGGGTTGGCGCGCGACCTGGCCCACGGGGTGACGGACGTGGCCCTGCTCCTGGGCGAGCCTTTCACGGGGCCGTCGCTGGCGGTGGAGGTTCTCGGGCGCGAGCCGCTCACGGTGATCCTGCCGCCGGGATCGCCCCTGGACGGCGGCGTGGCCAGGCCCGAGGACCTGGCGGGGATGCCCCTGTTCCTCACGCGCTATGTCTGGAGCGCGCGGCGGCTCATCGAGGAGGCCCTGAGCCGGGCCCACGTGCGCCCGGAGGCGGTGGTGGAGTGCTCCAGCGTGGAGATCGTGAAGCGTTGCGTGGCCTCGGGGCTGGGGGCCTCGGTGTGCCCGCTGTTCGCCGTGCGGGCCGAGGCGGCGCGGGGGGAGCTTTCCCTGGCCGGGTTCAGCGGCGGGCCGCTCTGGGCCAGCGTGCTCCTGGTGCGCCACGAGGGGCGCTGGCTCTCGCCCGCGGCCGGGGCCTTCCTGGAGGCGGCGAGGGAGTGCTTCACCCCCGCGCGGGCGTGAGGGGGCAATCCACCCGCGTCCAACCAGCACCTAACCAGTTTCACCCCCGCGCGGGCGTGAGGGGCGCGCCGGATTCCGCGTGTTCGGGACCTGCCAGGGGCAGGCGCACCACGAAGCGCGCGCCGCGCCCGGGGCTCGATTCCGCGCGGATGTCGCCCCCGTGGCTGTTCACCACGATGAACCAGGCCACGGCCAGGCCCAGGCCCGTGCCCTCCCCGGGGGGCTTGGTGCTGAAAAGGGGCTCAAACACCCGCAGGCGAACGGATTCCTCCATGCCGGGGCCGTTGTCCTCAATCTCCAGCACGCCCATGCCGTCGGCGGCGTGGACGCGCACCACCAGCCGGGGCGGCGCCGGGGGCGCATCCCTCGAGGCCATGGCCTGCGCCGCGTTGACCAGCAGATTGTAGACCACCTGCTCCAGGTCCGAGGCGGAACAATGCACGAGCGGCATGTCCGGAGCGTATTCCCGGACGATTTCTATGGAGCGGAAGTCGTACTTCTTCTTGAGGTCGTAGTCCGTGGCCGCGATCTCGATGGTCTTGTCCGCCAGTTCGGGCAGGGACACCGGCACGCGGGCCGATGCGCTCTTGCGGATGAACCCCAGCATGTTGCGCACGATGCGCGCCGCGCGCTCGCCGGATTCGCGCACCGTGTCCAGGAAGGTGAAGATGCCCCGGCGCTGGAGGTAGTCCCGGAGGATTTCGAGGTCCGCGCCGGAAGCCAGCGCCGCGGCGCGGTTGGCTTCGGCGGACGGATCGAGCCTGCGCTGGATGATCTGCACTGCCTGGAGAATGCCCGAGAGGGGGTTGTTGATCTCGTGGGCCATGCCCCCGGCCAGGCTGCCGATGCTGTTCATCTTCTCCGACTGGATGAGCAGGGCTTCCAGGCGAACGCGTTCGGTCACGTCGTCCACGCGCACCACGGCCCCGTCCACCCCGTTGGCCACCAGGGGGCTGGCCAGGATGTCCATGTAGCGCGTCCCCTCGGCCCCGGGGAGGGCGCTGGCCGTCAGCTCGAGGGGGGCGACGTCCCGGGGGCCGCGCTCCACGTGGTCCACCCGCTGGGCGAGCCAGGGGAACACCTCGGTGAGGGTCCTGCCCAGGGCCTGCCCGGGCTCCAGGCCCGTGAGCTTCTTCGCGCCCCGGTTCCAGTGGGTGATGCGCTCCCGCGCGTCCATCCCGATCACCGCGGAGGGCATGGACTCCAGGAGGTTGGCCAGCAGGTTGCGCATGGCGGACAGGTCCCGGGCGGAGCGTGTCACTTCGTCCTGGCGGCGCTGGAGCGCCTGGGCCATGGCGTTGAAGCGGCCGGCCAGTTCGCGGAATTCCAGGCAGCCGCGCGCTTCGTCGGCGCGCGCCTCCAGCTCTCCCTCGCCCAGGCGCGCCGCGGCCGCGCGCAGGCCCTCCACGCCGTCCAGGATGGCCCTGCGTCCCAGCCGCCGCGAGACGGCAAGGGCCAGCAGGCCCGCCAGGGCTGTGAGCAGGAGGTTGCGCGCCAGGTTGCGTTCGGCCCTGCCGAAGATGTCCTCGTTGGAGAAGGAGACCGCCACGCTGACGAAGGGTTCCCGATCCCCCTCCAGGCGCAGCCTGGAAAAGACGAACAGGCCCGGCGCGCCGCCGGTTCGCCTGTCCGAGAACCAGCCCTGGTCGCTCTGTGCCGTGCGGATGCGCCCCCACACCGCCGGGGAAACGGCGGTGCCCACCGTGCGGTCAGGTTCCGTGGGGAAGGCCAGCATGCGCACGCCCTTGGAGTCGATGAAAGCCACCCTGGCGGAAGAGGGCATGGGGTAGCCCTCCAGGAAGCGCTCGTACATGGAGAGCTTGTAGGACAGGACCAGCACCGCGTCCGGGCGGCCGTCCGGGGCTTTGAGCGGCATGGCGAACACCTGGATGGGCAGGCCGGAGGATCGCCCGTGGATGTGATCCCCGGCGCTGAAGTGGCCGGAAGCCATGGCCCGCTGGAAGTAGGCGCGGTCGGAAACGTCGGTCCCCGTGAACGGGGCCAGTCCCGAAGCCACGGCCCTGCCCGGGGCGTCGGCCAGGAAGACGTTGGTCAGCTGCGGGTTGTCGGCCAGGATGCCCGCGAACACCTCGGCGCAGTTGGGGAGATCGCGCGTTTGCACTATGTTTGTGCGGGCCAGGGCCGAGAGCATGGCCCGGGCCTCACCGGCGGAGGCCTTGTGCAGGGCGGCAAGGCTCCTGGCCAGGCCCTGGGCAGTTTCCAGGGCGTCGCGTCGGGCGATGTCGCGCTGCTCCAAGCCGGTCAGCACCAGCATGATCGTGGCCGGGATCAGGGCGGCCAACACCACCAGGGTCAGGGCCCGGGCGAGGGTCCGACGGGATGCGGTGGTGCTGCCGTGGGCTTCCATAAGCTCCCCGGAGGATGGATCGAAAGAATGGGATGGTGTTTGATCGTAAATACCAAATAAGGGGGGAAGTCCAGTGAAAGGATCGGGCGGCCGGTCAGGGCGCGGGCCTGAACAGATAGCCCGAATGGTAGAGGCCGCCCTCCACCGCGCGCACGGCCTGGCCGGTACCCACCCCCGCTCCGGCGATGACCGCCTCGGCGTCCGAGACCGGCAGCAGCGGGAACACGGCCGGAGGCCCCGGCGGCGCGGACCCTGCCGCCAGGAAGAGCCGTGCAGTGAGCACGCCGTCCTGGGCCTGGGCCAGCTCCAGGCGCACGTAGCACAGCCCCTCGCAGGGGCCGTCCGGGGCGTAGTTTCCCAGGCGGGCGGTCCAGGCGGGCGGCAGGGGGGTGCGGGGCAGCTGCTCGAAGGGCAGGGGCATGGCCTGCCCCTGGAGCACCAGGAAGCGTCGGCCGTCCGTCTGGGCCGGGCGCACGGAGAGCTCGCGGTCCAGGCGCGGGAAAAGCCCGGCCAGCGTGTCGCGCTGCACGGCGAAGGCCCCGTCCAGCAGCGGGACCATCTCGAAAGCCCGGCCCGGGATGTCGGCGTAGAGGCCGGCCCCGGCCAGGCGCACGTGGCCCAGCTGCGCGCCCACGGTGGCGTAGGGACCGGCGAAGGAGGCCAGTTCCTCGGCGGCCAGGCGCACGACCCTTGGCGGCGGGACGCGGGGAGGGGGCGGGGCGCGCCGCCTGGTCCTGGCCTCCAGGGCCATGTCCAGGGCCATGAGCGCCGCCTGGGGCAGGAAGCGCGAGGCCTCCATGGAGTTGGAGAGGAGCGCCACCCCCAGGTCCTCGTCGGGCTGGACCACCATCAGGGTCTGGAAGGGGGCGGCCGCGCCGCCGTGCCACCAGAGCCTGTGGCCGTCTGCCATGGAGAGCCCGGAGACCATCCAGCCCAGGCCCATCTCCAGGCCGAAATCCAGTGGATGGCCGGGGAACTGCACCACGCCCATGCGCTGGGTCCACTCCTCGGTGAGCAGGCCCCGTCCGCCCGAGAGCGCGAAGCTCATGAAGCGCGCCATGTCCCCGGCCGTGGAATAGAGCGACCCGGCGGGCTGGTCGCGCAGGGGCGGGCTCGGGGCCGGGCGACCCGCCACGTAGCCCTGGGCCAGACGCCGGGCCAGGGCGGGAGTGAGCTCGAAACCCGAGTCCGCCATGCCCAGGGGGGCCAGCAGGCCCCGGCGCATGGCCTCGGCGAAGGGCAGGCCCTCCACCTCTTCGATTGCCCGGCCAAGCAGCGAAAAACCCACGTTGGAATAGCGCCACTCGCGCCCGGGCGGGCTGCACAGGGACTCCCCCGCGATGCGGGGGATGAAGGCCTCCAGGCTCTCGGGGCGGTCGGTCCACATGCCTGCCAGGATGTCCGTGGGCAGCCCGGAGTGGTGGGTCATGAGCATGCGCGGGGTGATGGCGGCCTCGGGGAAGCGGCTGCGCACGGCGAAGGCGGGCACGTGGCGGCGCACGTCGCCGTCCAGGTCCAGGCTACCGGCCTGGGCCAGCATGGCGGCGCGGTAGCTTGTGACCACCTTGGAGATCGACCCCATGCGCCACACCGTGTCCGGCCCGGCGGGCGCGTCTTGCGCCTCGTCGGCCCAGCCGAAGCCCTGCATCCAGGCGATGCGCGGTCCGTCCAGCAGGACCACGGCCAGTCCCTTGACCTGGTTGGCGCGCATCTGGCGCGTGAGGAATTCCGTGAGGCGCTTCTTGAGGGGAGCGTAGGGGTCGGCCGCGGGCGCGGACGCGGGGAGGAGCAGAAGGACGCACGCCGCCAGAGCGAGGGCGAGGCGTCCCATGGGGTCAGTCTCCGGCGAGCAGCCCGGCCAGGAGGCCGGCGCACTGCTCCACGCTGGCGTCCAGGTCCGCGTGGGAGGTGTCCAGGGAGAAGTCGCAGGCCTGGCGGTAGAGGGGTTCGCGCTCGGCGAACACGTCGGCCAGGGAGCGTCCGTCCGGGCGCACGAAGGCGCGGCCGTCCGCGCCCTGCACGCGCTCCAGGAAGTCGTCCAGGCCGATGCGCAGGTGCACCACCGGCCCCAGGGACTTGAGGC
Encoded proteins:
- a CDS encoding carboxymuconolactone decarboxylase family protein — encoded protein: MDDSLKSLSLARKKAHKRLLDMDSPVYKAFLDMERATYADGALSRQVKELIAVGISVVIDCRSCMQWHVEQAALSGAGVRQVLEAVEVGMEMGGGPATVSARFALEVMEDVFGREALAASRPAGKV
- a CDS encoding LysR family transcriptional regulator, with translation MLELRLLKTFLAVVSAGSVRGAAEALHLAPSTVTAQLKGLEDSLGAPLFDRVGRGVLLAEQGRRLLAHARRLVDLEAEARRALSARDDEAGELALRVSESLGAWRLPGVLRRFRERFPQTRLRVDKTSRQGLARDLAHGVTDVALLLGEPFTGPSLAVEVLGREPLTVILPPGSPLDGGVARPEDLAGMPLFLTRYVWSARRLIEEALSRAHVRPEAVVECSSVEIVKRCVASGLGASVCPLFAVRAEAARGELSLAGFSGGPLWASVLLVRHEGRWLSPAAGAFLEAARECFTPARA
- a CDS encoding ATP-binding protein, producing the protein MEAHGSTTASRRTLARALTLVVLAALIPATIMLVLTGLEQRDIARRDALETAQGLARSLAALHKASAGEARAMLSALARTNIVQTRDLPNCAEVFAGILADNPQLTNVFLADAPGRAVASGLAPFTGTDVSDRAYFQRAMASGHFSAGDHIHGRSSGLPIQVFAMPLKAPDGRPDAVLVLSYKLSMYERFLEGYPMPSSARVAFIDSKGVRMLAFPTEPDRTVGTAVSPAVWGRIRTAQSDQGWFSDRRTGGAPGLFVFSRLRLEGDREPFVSVAVSFSNEDIFGRAERNLARNLLLTALAGLLALAVSRRLGRRAILDGVEGLRAAAARLGEGELEARADEARGCLEFRELAGRFNAMAQALQRRQDEVTRSARDLSAMRNLLANLLESMPSAVIGMDARERITHWNRGAKKLTGLEPGQALGRTLTEVFPWLAQRVDHVERGPRDVAPLELTASALPGAEGTRYMDILASPLVANGVDGAVVRVDDVTERVRLEALLIQSEKMNSIGSLAGGMAHEINNPLSGILQAVQIIQRRLDPSAEANRAAALASGADLEILRDYLQRRGIFTFLDTVRESGERAARIVRNMLGFIRKSASARVPVSLPELADKTIEIAATDYDLKKKYDFRSIEIVREYAPDMPLVHCSASDLEQVVYNLLVNAAQAMASRDAPPAPPRLVVRVHAADGMGVLEIEDNGPGMEESVRLRVFEPLFSTKPPGEGTGLGLAVAWFIVVNSHGGDIRAESSPGRGARFVVRLPLAGPEHAESGAPLTPARG
- a CDS encoding serine hydrolase domain-containing protein codes for the protein MGRLALALAACVLLLLPASAPAADPYAPLKKRLTEFLTRQMRANQVKGLAVVLLDGPRIAWMQGFGWADEAQDAPAGPDTVWRMGSISKVVTSYRAAMLAQAGSLDLDGDVRRHVPAFAVRSRFPEAAITPRMLMTHHSGLPTDILAGMWTDRPESLEAFIPRIAGESLCSPPGREWRYSNVGFSLLGRAIEEVEGLPFAEAMRRGLLAPLGMADSGFELTPALARRLAQGYVAGRPAPSPPLRDQPAGSLYSTAGDMARFMSFALSGGRGLLTEEWTQRMGVVQFPGHPLDFGLEMGLGWMVSGLSMADGHRLWWHGGAAAPFQTLMVVQPDEDLGVALLSNSMEASRFLPQAALMALDMALEARTRRRAPPPPRVPPPRVVRLAAEELASFAGPYATVGAQLGHVRLAGAGLYADIPGRAFEMVPLLDGAFAVQRDTLAGLFPRLDRELSVRPAQTDGRRFLVLQGQAMPLPFEQLPRTPLPPAWTARLGNYAPDGPCEGLCYVRLELAQAQDGVLTARLFLAAGSAPPGPPAVFPLLPVSDAEAVIAGAGVGTGQAVRAVEGGLYHSGYLFRPAP